Proteins co-encoded in one Triplophysa dalaica isolate WHDGS20190420 chromosome 16, ASM1584641v1, whole genome shotgun sequence genomic window:
- the rnasel3 gene encoding ribonuclease-like 3, translated as MKMHQCAVIFLLVLCASLSTDAQPADVRQRYEKFLKQHVYGNMNERICDREISKRHITQPNTDNGCKDVNTFILANKDTVKAVCTGGGTIYNKNKDLYMSTQPFAVVTCSLKSGARHPKCSYRGNKSTRKIVVGCEQGWPTHYDEGIIV; from the coding sequence ATGAAGATGCATCAGTGTGCTGTGATTTTTCTGCTGGTCTTGTGTGCTTCATTATCCACTGATGCTCAACCAGCAGATGTAAGGCAACGTTATGAGAAATTTCTCAAGCAGCATGTGTATGGCAACATGAATGAGCGTATATGTGACCGTGAGATCAGCAAAAGACACATCACACAACCCAACACTGACAACGGCTGCAAAGATGTTAACACCTTCATACTTGCAAATAAAGACACAGTTAAAGCCGTTTGTACTGGTGGTGGAaccatatataataaaaataaggaCCTATATATGAGCACCCAACCTTTTGCTGTGGTTACGTGTTCGTTAAAGAGTGGGGCTAGACACCCAAAATGTTCGTACAGAGGTAATAAATCTACTCGTAAAATTGTTGTGGGGTGTGAACAGGGCTGGCCAACACATTATGATGAAGGCATAATTGTATAG